In the Maribacter sp. MJ134 genome, one interval contains:
- a CDS encoding twin-arginine translocation signal domain-containing protein gives MKQSRPLNYRRNFLKTTGILGAGLLLPNISLAETTTF, from the coding sequence ATGAAACAGAGCAGACCATTGAATTATAGAAGAAATTTTTTGAAGACAACCGGCATTTTAGGTGCGGGATTATTATTACCCAATATATCTTTAGCGGAAACAACAACTTTTTAG
- a CDS encoding DinB family protein — MDWMRSTVLRSVDGITQKELDFLLDEESNSIGAMLMHLAATERFYQIHKFDEREWGDFDRKDTDIWNVGSRLGDAARKELKGKLLSFYTDHLTEVRENTKTMLKTKGDDWLYTETDFFGGQPTNNYCKWFHVVEHESNHNGQIKYIKSRVV; from the coding sequence ATGGACTGGATGCGTTCAACCGTTCTGCGTTCCGTGGATGGAATTACGCAGAAAGAACTAGATTTTTTATTGGACGAGGAGTCCAATTCTATTGGTGCTATGCTAATGCATCTTGCTGCCACGGAGCGTTTTTATCAAATTCACAAGTTCGATGAAAGGGAATGGGGAGACTTTGATAGAAAAGATACTGATATCTGGAACGTTGGAAGCCGTTTGGGAGATGCCGCAAGGAAGGAATTAAAGGGAAAGCTACTTTCCTTTTATACTGATCACCTTACCGAGGTGAGGGAAAATACGAAAACCATGCTCAAAACCAAGGGCGACGATTGGCTTTATACGGAGACGGACTTCTTTGGAGGACAACCCACTAACAACTATTGCAAATGGTTTCATGTTGTGGAACATGAGTCTAATCACAACGGTCAAATAAAATATATAAAGAGCAGGGTGGTTTAA